Proteins encoded within one genomic window of Brenneria nigrifluens DSM 30175 = ATCC 13028:
- a CDS encoding TolC family outer membrane protein has product MSSNKYRFSTLLFITAFTNYTHADTIQDAIKHSLNTHPEVSASINSRFSADHDLRAAKGAYLPSVTLNAGIGREETDSASTRSSGNHRVELRRSESGINVSQMVFDGFATSSEVGRQRATVNSRAYNVLSSSETTALDAVQVYLDVLQRQEFVRLAEANLANHERIYDQIKLRSEQGVGRLADLEQAEARLAQARNNVLTEKTNLDDARTNYYSVVGKEPDNLAVPNDATITLPVSLEEARRIMLANNPTLKSAESDIEATTQQYEAAKSTFYPRVNIELARSMDNNVDGARGHNNEWQAMLRMRYNLYEGGSGKANMESKAYQIKEAQDIRNNSLRLLNEELRLAWSALNNARQQLPIAAEYAERSRRVRTAYQKQFSLGERTLLDLLDSENELFTAQRRLEEVRFTALFSEYRIKSRMGNLLNSLSIPAPTAGNSLTNVTTHAELPGLN; this is encoded by the coding sequence ATGTCCTCTAACAAATATAGATTCTCTACATTACTTTTCATTACCGCTTTTACTAATTATACTCACGCGGATACTATTCAGGATGCAATTAAACACTCGCTCAATACCCATCCTGAAGTTAGCGCCTCAATTAATAGCCGTTTCTCTGCCGATCATGATTTACGTGCGGCCAAAGGAGCATATCTTCCTTCCGTAACGTTAAATGCCGGTATCGGCCGTGAAGAAACGGACAGCGCCTCGACGCGTTCCAGCGGCAATCACCGTGTCGAATTGAGGCGCAGCGAATCCGGCATCAACGTCAGCCAGATGGTTTTTGACGGTTTTGCCACTTCCAGCGAGGTCGGGCGGCAACGGGCCACGGTGAATTCCCGAGCCTATAACGTGCTGAGCTCCAGCGAAACCACAGCATTGGATGCCGTGCAGGTTTACCTTGATGTGTTACAGCGCCAGGAATTTGTCCGTCTCGCGGAAGCCAATCTTGCCAACCATGAACGTATCTACGATCAGATAAAGCTGCGTAGTGAGCAGGGCGTCGGTCGCCTTGCCGATCTGGAGCAGGCGGAAGCCCGTCTGGCCCAGGCCCGTAATAACGTATTGACGGAAAAAACCAATCTCGATGACGCCCGGACCAATTACTATAGCGTGGTCGGTAAAGAGCCGGATAATCTTGCTGTTCCGAACGATGCCACCATTACCCTACCCGTTTCGCTGGAAGAAGCTCGCCGCATCATGCTGGCGAATAATCCGACGTTAAAATCCGCCGAATCCGACATTGAGGCGACTACACAGCAGTACGAAGCGGCAAAATCCACCTTTTACCCGCGGGTAAATATTGAGCTGGCGCGCAGTATGGATAACAACGTCGATGGCGCTCGCGGTCACAACAACGAATGGCAGGCGATGTTAAGAATGCGCTACAATCTGTACGAAGGCGGTAGCGGTAAAGCTAATATGGAATCAAAGGCTTATCAAATCAAAGAGGCGCAGGACATAAGAAATAACTCCCTGAGACTGCTTAATGAAGAGCTGCGCCTGGCATGGTCTGCTTTAAATAATGCTCGTCAGCAGTTGCCTATCGCCGCAGAATATGCCGAGCGCAGCAGGAGAGTACGCACCGCTTACCAGAAACAGTTCAGCCTGGGTGAAAGAACGCTGCTGGACTTGCTGGACAGTGAAAATGAGCTATTTACCGCACAGAGACGCCTGGAGGAAGTTCGATTTACTGCCCTGTTTAGCGAATATCGGATAAAATCACGTATGGGGAATTTATTAAATAGTTTATCAATCCCTGCGCCGACGGCTGGTAATAGTCTGACTAACGTGACGACTCACGCAGAATTACCCGGATTGAATTAA
- a CDS encoding type I secretion system permease/ATPase: MKLHSAHDTNNPDESVAHEHSDPRSRHDDPLLDSLLILCSLQGKSVSRATLTAGLPLANQRLSVKLLSRAAARAGLQGRVLKRPLDKIAAMSLPAMLLLREGGAAILLGWNADGSARIMPSETEGGEITVDRHTLQQNYLGLVMFAQPRHQFDIQSDSLIPRTKSWFKDTLKLSRFLYMDAVLASLLINIIALATPLFIMNVYDRVVPNQATATLWVLAIGITGAFIFDLILKTLRGICLDIAGKKTDLIISATLFERITGMSMKARPARVGNFAQNIHEFQSLRDFLSSLTLTTLIDFPFTLLLLLVIGIIGGPLVWVSILAYPIALLASWALQRPLTSAIEKTMHLASERQATLIETLSSLDAIKVNNAESERQYQWEQTIGSLSRLEMHAKTLSSLAVNLTQWIQQFAGVAIIVVGVYLLINGKLSMGGLIACYMLNGRALIPLGQLSGLVTRYQQARLTMDTTEQMMQLPQERSDNERPLKRESIRGSIEFRDVSFNYPEQKNSSLQGINIAIAAGEKVGIIGRSGSGKSSLQKLIVNLYQANAGNILIDGVDVRQLDVSDLRHNIGYVPQDIQLFSGSLRDNLVSGARYVEDETMLQAAEIAGVNEFARLHPDGYNLQVGERGQQLSGGQRQAVALARALLLDPPILIFDEPTSSMDNTSEDRLKNALAPVVANKTLLLVTHRASMLSLVDRLVIVDKGRIIADGPKAIVMDALKKGQINASR, translated from the coding sequence ATGAAGTTGCATTCTGCTCACGATACCAATAACCCTGATGAATCGGTTGCCCATGAACATAGCGATCCTCGTAGCCGTCATGACGATCCATTGTTGGATAGTTTGCTGATACTTTGTTCTTTACAGGGTAAATCAGTCAGTAGAGCAACGTTAACCGCCGGATTACCCCTTGCCAACCAGCGCCTGTCGGTAAAATTACTCTCCAGGGCCGCAGCGCGCGCAGGATTGCAAGGCAGAGTGCTTAAGCGCCCGCTGGACAAAATTGCTGCCATGTCGCTTCCGGCGATGTTGCTATTGCGTGAGGGAGGAGCGGCAATTTTACTGGGCTGGAATGCCGACGGCAGCGCCCGCATCATGCCCAGTGAAACGGAAGGCGGGGAAATTACCGTCGATCGCCATACATTGCAGCAGAACTATCTGGGGCTGGTGATGTTCGCCCAACCCCGCCATCAGTTTGATATCCAGTCCGACTCCCTGATCCCCCGCACCAAATCCTGGTTCAAGGATACGCTCAAACTGTCGCGTTTTCTTTACATGGACGCGGTGCTCGCCAGCTTGCTGATTAATATCATCGCCCTGGCGACGCCGCTGTTTATTATGAATGTCTATGACCGGGTGGTTCCCAATCAGGCGACGGCAACCTTATGGGTGTTGGCGATTGGCATTACCGGGGCGTTTATTTTTGATTTGATATTGAAAACGCTGCGCGGCATTTGTCTTGATATCGCCGGCAAAAAAACCGATCTGATTATTTCAGCCACACTGTTTGAACGCATCACCGGCATGTCGATGAAAGCCCGTCCGGCTCGGGTGGGTAACTTTGCTCAAAATATCCATGAGTTTCAATCGCTCAGAGACTTTCTTTCTTCGTTAACGCTGACAACCCTTATTGATTTCCCCTTCACATTATTGCTGCTGCTGGTTATCGGTATTATCGGCGGGCCGTTGGTCTGGGTTTCCATACTCGCCTACCCTATCGCTTTACTGGCCAGTTGGGCGTTACAAAGGCCGCTAACGTCAGCCATTGAAAAAACCATGCATCTTGCCAGTGAGCGGCAGGCAACGCTGATCGAAACATTGAGCAGTCTCGATGCGATAAAAGTTAACAACGCGGAAAGCGAACGACAATATCAGTGGGAACAAACCATAGGAAGCCTTAGTCGGCTGGAAATGCACGCCAAGACGCTGTCATCGCTGGCGGTTAATCTGACCCAGTGGATCCAGCAATTTGCAGGCGTCGCCATCATTGTGGTCGGCGTATATCTGTTAATTAACGGCAAACTCAGCATGGGGGGATTAATCGCCTGCTATATGCTGAATGGCCGGGCGCTGATACCGCTGGGACAACTGTCCGGGCTGGTTACCCGTTACCAGCAAGCCCGTCTGACGATGGACACGACGGAACAAATGATGCAGTTGCCGCAGGAACGCAGTGATAATGAACGCCCATTGAAGCGGGAAAGCATTCGCGGCAGCATCGAGTTTCGCGATGTGTCGTTCAATTATCCCGAGCAGAAAAACAGCTCTCTGCAGGGGATAAATATCGCCATCGCGGCGGGTGAGAAAGTCGGCATTATCGGGCGCAGCGGCTCGGGTAAGAGCTCGCTGCAGAAACTGATTGTCAATCTCTATCAGGCCAATGCCGGTAATATTCTTATCGATGGCGTGGATGTACGCCAGTTGGATGTCAGCGATCTCCGGCACAATATCGGCTATGTTCCGCAGGACATTCAGCTGTTCAGCGGGTCGCTGCGCGATAACCTGGTCAGCGGAGCCCGCTACGTTGAAGATGAAACCATGCTGCAGGCGGCAGAGATAGCAGGCGTTAATGAATTTGCCCGCCTGCATCCGGATGGTTACAACCTGCAGGTTGGTGAGCGCGGTCAGCAGCTCTCCGGCGGCCAGCGCCAGGCGGTCGCACTAGCCAGAGCCCTGTTGCTCGATCCGCCGATTCTAATTTTTGACGAACCCACCAGTTCCATGGATAACACCAGTGAAGATCGGTTGAAAAATGCGTTGGCGCCCGTGGTCGCCAATAAAACGCTGTTATTGGTGACGCACCGGGCGTCCATGCTGTCGCTGGTCGATCGTTTGGTTATTGTTGATAAAGGACGCATTATTGCCGATGGTCCGAAGGCCATCGTGATGGATGCCTTAAAGAAAGGACAGATCAATGCGTCTCGTTGA
- a CDS encoding HlyD family type I secretion periplasmic adaptor subunit, protein MRLVEYATRIRRYFVGRDDDDLQAMTAVSNAMVEDSPRVIRITLWSIGAFFLFFILWAAFANVDEVTRGDGKAIPSSRLQKIQNLEGGIVTELFIHEGQVVQAGDPLLRLDDTRFASNVGETEADRLALILRIERLNAEINDRDLTLSANIAELSPEVANGERELYNSRRQQFHNEISGLEEQLIQRRQELRDFSAKQTQFRNSLNLLQQEIRMSEPLIAEGAISKVEVLRLRRAEVETKGQLESVTLSIPRAESAIKEIENKIQETRGRYKSEALVQLNEAQTNLNKITATGKALEDRVNRTLVVSPVRGIVQQILVNTIGGVIQPGSDLVEIVPLDDNLLVETRIRPQDIAFLHPGQEAIIKFTAYDYTIYGGLKGQLVQISPDTVTDKDGNSFYIIRLRTDKNYLGSAEKPLLIIPGMVASVDIMTGKKTILSYLLKPIIRARAESLRER, encoded by the coding sequence ATGCGTCTCGTTGAATATGCTACGCGCATCAGGCGTTATTTTGTCGGGCGTGACGACGACGACCTTCAGGCCATGACCGCAGTCAGTAATGCCATGGTGGAAGACTCCCCCCGGGTTATTCGCATCACGCTATGGAGCATCGGCGCCTTTTTCCTGTTTTTCATCCTATGGGCGGCATTTGCCAACGTAGACGAAGTCACCCGCGGTGACGGTAAGGCGATACCGTCCTCGCGGTTACAAAAGATTCAGAACCTCGAAGGCGGTATTGTCACCGAACTATTTATCCATGAAGGTCAGGTGGTTCAGGCCGGCGATCCACTACTGCGGCTTGACGATACCCGTTTTGCCTCCAACGTAGGAGAAACCGAAGCAGACCGGCTGGCTTTGATTTTGCGGATTGAGCGCCTGAATGCCGAAATTAACGATCGTGATTTAACGTTATCAGCCAATATAGCCGAACTGTCGCCGGAAGTGGCCAACGGCGAGCGGGAGTTATATAACAGCAGACGTCAGCAATTCCACAATGAAATATCCGGGTTGGAAGAACAACTGATACAACGCCGGCAGGAGTTGCGGGATTTCTCCGCCAAACAGACCCAGTTCCGCAACAGCCTGAATCTGCTGCAGCAAGAAATCAGGATGTCTGAGCCACTAATCGCCGAAGGCGCCATCTCCAAAGTGGAAGTGCTGCGCCTGCGGCGCGCCGAAGTGGAAACCAAAGGCCAGCTTGAATCCGTCACGCTGTCTATTCCCCGAGCCGAATCGGCCATCAAAGAGATCGAGAACAAGATTCAGGAGACCAGAGGACGTTATAAAAGCGAGGCTTTAGTGCAGTTGAACGAGGCCCAGACTAACCTGAACAAAATCACCGCCACCGGCAAGGCACTGGAAGACCGGGTTAATCGTACGCTGGTCGTTTCACCGGTACGCGGTATTGTGCAGCAAATTCTGGTTAATACCATTGGCGGCGTGATTCAGCCAGGAAGTGATTTAGTGGAGATTGTTCCGCTGGATGACAACTTGCTGGTCGAGACCAGAATCCGTCCTCAGGATATCGCTTTTCTCCATCCCGGTCAGGAAGCCATTATTAAATTCACCGCTTATGATTACACTATCTATGGCGGGCTGAAAGGTCAGTTGGTGCAAATTAGTCCGGATACGGTGACGGATAAAGACGGCAATAGTTTTTATATTATTCGTTTGCGTACGGATAAAAACTATCTGGGAAGCGCTGAGAAACCGCTGCTTATTATTCCCGGCATGGTGGCATCGGTTGATATCATGACAGGGAAGAAAACGATCCTCAGCTACCTGTTGAAACCTATCATCCGCGCCCGGGCCGAATCACTGCGGGAAAGATAA